A genomic region of Mycobacterium senriense contains the following coding sequences:
- a CDS encoding NAD-dependent malic enzyme — MPDELRGTARLFDALTTKGTAFTEAERQRLGLLGLLPTTVKTLEQQAEHCWHEFSTRRDDLDKHIYLRALQDRNETLFYKVLSDHIPEALPIVYTPTVGEACQRFSEIYRRPRGLFVSYAEGHCLDEVLDNRPQRDVDVIVVTDGQRILGLGDQGIGGMGIPIGKLSLYTLIGGIDPARTLPIVLDVGTDNSELLDDPQYLGWRHRRIDDDDYYAFIDKFVTAVRNHLPNVLLQWEDFATTHALPILARYRDKLLTFNDDIQGTAAVTVGALHGAAKVAGRPLSQQQVVMLGAGSAGIGVLDMIRRQMMTEGLSEQQASQRIWVVDVVGLLTDDRTDLSDAQRGFAQPAGRVADWNLSGPAQLADVVHHVDAGVLLGLSTAAGAFTESIVREVADKTERPIIFPLSNPTSRAEAHPAELDQWTDGRALIATGSPFAPLHRNGVERPVAQCNNVYIFPAMGLAVTAAQATRVTDEMMRVAAETLGEASPALADPDQPLLPAWSDVPDIAVRIAHAVAVQAVADGVAPTRSDEELTERIAQVRWLPDYPASADTTA, encoded by the coding sequence ATGCCCGATGAGCTTCGTGGTACGGCCAGGCTGTTCGATGCGTTGACCACCAAAGGCACCGCTTTCACCGAAGCTGAACGCCAGCGGTTGGGGCTCTTGGGTCTGCTGCCGACGACGGTGAAGACCCTGGAGCAGCAAGCCGAGCACTGCTGGCACGAATTCTCCACTCGGCGAGATGATCTCGACAAACACATCTATCTGCGGGCATTGCAGGACCGCAACGAAACGTTGTTTTACAAGGTGTTGAGTGACCACATTCCCGAGGCGCTGCCGATCGTCTACACCCCCACCGTGGGTGAGGCCTGCCAGCGTTTCAGTGAGATCTACCGGCGGCCGCGAGGATTGTTCGTTTCCTACGCCGAGGGTCACTGTCTGGACGAGGTGCTGGACAACCGGCCGCAGCGCGACGTCGACGTGATCGTGGTGACCGACGGACAGCGCATCCTCGGCCTGGGCGATCAGGGCATCGGCGGGATGGGCATCCCGATCGGAAAGCTGTCCCTCTACACGCTCATTGGCGGTATCGATCCCGCCCGCACCCTTCCGATTGTGCTCGACGTGGGTACCGACAACAGCGAACTTCTCGACGATCCGCAGTACCTGGGCTGGCGGCACCGGCGCATCGACGACGACGATTACTACGCCTTCATCGACAAGTTCGTCACCGCGGTGCGCAACCATCTTCCCAATGTGCTGCTGCAGTGGGAGGACTTCGCCACGACGCATGCGCTGCCGATCCTGGCCCGCTACCGCGACAAGCTGCTCACCTTCAACGACGACATCCAAGGGACGGCCGCCGTCACCGTGGGAGCGCTGCACGGCGCCGCCAAAGTCGCCGGCCGCCCGCTCTCGCAGCAACAGGTCGTCATGCTCGGCGCCGGCTCGGCCGGTATCGGAGTGCTCGACATGATTCGCCGGCAGATGATGACCGAAGGCCTGTCCGAACAGCAGGCCTCGCAGCGCATTTGGGTTGTCGACGTGGTCGGCCTGCTCACCGACGACCGCACCGACCTGTCCGACGCGCAGCGCGGATTCGCCCAGCCGGCCGGTCGCGTTGCGGATTGGAATCTTTCAGGGCCCGCCCAGCTCGCCGACGTCGTCCACCATGTCGACGCGGGTGTGCTGCTCGGCCTGTCGACCGCGGCGGGTGCCTTCACCGAGAGCATCGTGCGCGAGGTCGCCGACAAGACCGAGCGGCCGATCATCTTCCCGCTCTCCAACCCGACGAGCCGCGCCGAGGCGCACCCCGCGGAATTGGACCAGTGGACCGACGGGCGCGCCCTGATCGCCACCGGCTCACCGTTCGCGCCGCTACACCGAAACGGTGTGGAACGCCCAGTGGCCCAATGCAATAACGTCTACATCTTCCCCGCGATGGGACTGGCCGTGACGGCGGCTCAGGCGACGCGGGTCACCGACGAGATGATGCGGGTCGCCGCCGAAACCTTGGGCGAGGCGTCGCCGGCCCTCGCCGACCCCGACCAGCCGCTGCTGCCCGCATGGTCGGACGTGCCCGATATTGCGGTGCGCATCGCGCACGCCGTCGCCGTGCAGGCCGTCGCGGACGGCGTCGCCCCGACGCGCAGCGACGAAGAACTCACCGAACGCATCGCGCAGGTGCGTTGGCTCCCCGATTATCCTGCCTCGGCGGACACCACGGCCTAG
- a CDS encoding PPE family protein, SVP subgroup: protein MHFAVLPPEVNSGRMYAGPGAGSLLAAATAWDELANELHTTAANMESVISGLTSEPWHGPSAVATAAAAAPQVAWLTATAEQATQAGAQAKAAATAYESAYAATVHPSVIAANRSQLSSLVATNLLGQNTPAIAATEVAYGEMWAQDVAAMYGYAGASHAASQVTPFTPPKRTTNQGGLAAQTVATTQAAGTSAGHVQSALSSNTMSAVPNALQNLTTSSTASSGLSDLSSFMNPYNLVSLGSAFLGNGTGLIGVSGAAGFISDTEHKIVEPGTKSKAVPEKPAVSRSPGKATTVSAGMGRANSLGSMSVPQGWSTAAPEVRLTALESPDAGALPASRAGSGLFSGQMPLFGGAPLMAMPGRGTPDGRGRQPADTSDAPGRQVPAAAALQKRGQSPRSASTGTAAELREVTDVLGKLAELRATGALTDTEFAEQKQRLLGTG, encoded by the coding sequence ATGCACTTCGCGGTATTGCCGCCGGAGGTCAATTCCGGCCGCATGTACGCAGGCCCCGGCGCGGGGTCGCTCTTGGCCGCAGCGACGGCGTGGGATGAGCTCGCCAATGAGCTGCACACCACGGCGGCCAACATGGAGTCGGTGATCTCCGGGCTTACCAGTGAGCCGTGGCACGGGCCGTCCGCGGTGGCGACGGCGGCCGCGGCCGCACCGCAGGTGGCCTGGCTGACCGCCACCGCTGAGCAGGCCACGCAAGCCGGTGCTCAGGCCAAAGCCGCTGCGACGGCCTATGAGTCGGCGTATGCGGCGACGGTGCACCCGTCGGTGATCGCAGCCAACCGCTCCCAGTTGTCGTCCCTGGTCGCCACGAACCTCCTGGGTCAGAACACCCCGGCGATCGCCGCCACCGAGGTCGCCTACGGCGAAATGTGGGCCCAGGACGTCGCCGCGATGTACGGCTATGCGGGCGCGTCGCACGCGGCCTCGCAGGTGACACCGTTCACCCCGCCCAAGCGGACGACCAATCAGGGCGGGCTGGCCGCGCAGACTGTTGCGACGACACAGGCCGCCGGTACCTCGGCCGGACACGTGCAATCGGCGCTTTCGAGCAACACGATGTCCGCGGTGCCGAACGCGCTGCAAAACCTCACAACTTCGTCGACGGCGTCCTCGGGACTGAGTGACCTCTCAAGCTTCATGAACCCATACAATTTGGTGTCCCTCGGGTCTGCATTCCTCGGCAATGGCACCGGGCTGATCGGGGTATCGGGAGCCGCGGGGTTCATTTCGGACACCGAACACAAGATTGTAGAACCGGGCACGAAATCGAAGGCCGTGCCGGAAAAGCCGGCAGTTTCGCGCTCGCCCGGAAAAGCGACGACGGTGTCCGCGGGAATGGGGCGTGCGAACTCGCTGGGCAGCATGTCGGTGCCGCAGGGTTGGTCCACGGCGGCACCGGAAGTGCGCCTCACCGCACTCGAGTCGCCCGACGCTGGTGCTCTTCCGGCGAGCCGCGCGGGTTCTGGCCTGTTCAGTGGCCAGATGCCGCTGTTCGGTGGTGCGCCGTTGATGGCGATGCCCGGCCGCGGCACACCTGATGGCCGGGGTCGCCAACCGGCCGACACGAGCGACGCGCCCGGCCGCCAGGTCCCCGCCGCGGCGGCTCTGCAGAAGCGCGGACAGTCGCCGCGCAGCGCCTCGACCGGAACCGCCGCCGAACTGCGCGAAGTCACCGACGTGCTAGGCAAACTCGCGGAACTGCGAGCCACCGGCGCGCTGACCGACACTGAATTCGCCGAACAAAAGCAACGACTGCTCGGCACCGGCTAG
- a CDS encoding maleylpyruvate isomerase family mycothiol-dependent enzyme: MSATLDAIAEERRIVLELCSQMPDPLWAKESGCSGWSVQDLVSHMACSFWLAVDPSTLPSPGSIPAERAADLYVDSRRSMTPEEVVADYESVSARGLEVLAAVETQDVDIPIGDVGTYPASVVPTTFVFEAFIHTRYDLFPPDGPLEGDPPPVDELRLAPTLDWIEAALPQQNVNLLNDLPAGVEIRLDGLCARTLRLGGRSDAAARVTSDSQAFVRWITQRGTWEGLGVQAEGDPAALDIIRRLRVF, from the coding sequence ATGAGTGCCACGCTCGACGCTATAGCGGAAGAACGCAGAATCGTGTTGGAACTTTGTTCGCAGATGCCGGATCCATTGTGGGCGAAGGAAAGTGGTTGCTCCGGCTGGTCCGTGCAGGACCTCGTGTCGCACATGGCGTGTAGCTTCTGGTTGGCGGTCGATCCGTCGACGCTGCCCAGTCCCGGCAGCATACCCGCGGAACGCGCGGCGGACCTCTACGTCGACTCGCGACGTTCGATGACCCCCGAAGAGGTTGTCGCCGACTATGAATCGGTCAGCGCGCGGGGACTGGAGGTGCTCGCGGCAGTCGAGACCCAGGACGTGGACATACCCATAGGCGACGTCGGAACCTACCCGGCCTCGGTGGTGCCGACAACGTTCGTCTTCGAGGCTTTCATCCACACTCGGTACGACCTGTTTCCTCCGGATGGGCCGTTGGAGGGAGACCCGCCACCCGTCGACGAGCTGCGGCTCGCCCCCACGCTCGATTGGATCGAAGCCGCACTGCCACAGCAGAATGTCAATCTGCTCAACGATTTACCCGCGGGCGTGGAGATTCGCCTCGACGGACTGTGCGCCCGGACCCTGCGTCTCGGTGGCCGGTCCGACGCCGCGGCGCGCGTCACGTCCGATTCCCAGGCCTTCGTGCGGTGGATCACCCAGCGCGGCACCTGGGAGGGCTTGGGTGTGCAGGCCGAGGGTGACCCGGCAGCGCTGGATATCATTCGTCGGCTCAGGGTGTTCTGA
- a CDS encoding TetR/AcrR family transcriptional regulator — translation MAKGGRRTQAERAAETRDALMGAARPLFASVGFADASLETIVRDAGVTRGALYHHFADKTELFAAVFEQVEGEMAARMGEAVAAAGHSDPVEIMRLCSGLWLDACAEPEVQRIVLLEALAVLGWERWSDIGHRYNIGFVTGLLTEAIESGSIPRQPVEATALTIMGALREATLYIARAKDHRQARADAGAVMDRLLEALRANTSG, via the coding sequence ATGGCGAAGGGCGGTCGCCGCACGCAGGCCGAACGCGCGGCCGAGACGCGCGATGCGCTGATGGGCGCCGCGCGGCCGCTGTTTGCGTCGGTGGGATTCGCCGACGCGTCCCTGGAAACCATCGTCCGCGACGCGGGGGTGACACGCGGAGCGCTGTACCACCATTTCGCCGACAAGACAGAGCTGTTCGCGGCGGTCTTCGAGCAGGTGGAGGGGGAGATGGCCGCGCGGATGGGGGAGGCCGTCGCCGCGGCGGGGCACTCGGATCCGGTCGAAATCATGCGACTGTGTTCGGGGCTCTGGTTGGACGCGTGCGCCGAACCCGAGGTTCAGCGCATCGTCTTGCTCGAGGCGCTGGCGGTGCTGGGATGGGAACGCTGGAGCGACATCGGGCACCGCTACAACATCGGATTCGTGACCGGGCTGCTCACCGAGGCCATCGAGTCCGGCAGCATCCCCCGTCAGCCCGTCGAGGCGACAGCGCTGACGATCATGGGCGCGCTGCGCGAGGCAACGCTCTACATTGCCCGCGCCAAGGACCATCGTCAGGCCCGGGCGGACGCTGGCGCGGTGATGGATAGACTGCTCGAGGCGTTGCGCGCCAACACTTCCGGCTAA
- a CDS encoding SDR family oxidoreductase — MTTRRVLITGASKGIGRAVADRVAKSGDIPLGLARTRPDDFPGEFYEVDLTDSAATDAALQRVLANGRVDAVVNNVAVARFGRIGSIDVDDLFTTYDLNVRTAVQVVQAVLPGMLASGWGRIVNVTSLTTLGTPERTPYAATKAALEACTRIWAGELAQSGITVNAVAPGPIETEMYRELSPAGSERESRVLQTIPMRRVGTPREIAHAICALLDEDAGYITGQIIRADGGGSIAA, encoded by the coding sequence ATGACCACACGGCGAGTACTGATCACCGGGGCATCAAAGGGAATCGGCCGCGCGGTCGCCGACCGAGTCGCGAAGTCCGGCGACATACCGCTCGGCCTGGCACGCACCCGACCCGACGACTTCCCGGGCGAGTTCTACGAGGTGGATCTCACCGACAGCGCGGCCACCGACGCCGCGCTCCAGCGGGTCCTGGCGAACGGGCGCGTGGACGCGGTGGTCAACAACGTCGCCGTCGCCCGGTTCGGCCGCATCGGCTCGATCGACGTGGACGACCTGTTCACCACCTACGACCTGAACGTGCGCACCGCCGTACAGGTCGTCCAGGCGGTGCTACCCGGCATGCTGGCAAGCGGGTGGGGCCGCATCGTCAACGTCACCAGCCTGACCACGCTGGGCACCCCGGAGCGCACGCCCTATGCGGCGACGAAGGCGGCCCTGGAGGCATGCACCCGGATCTGGGCCGGCGAACTCGCGCAGTCCGGCATCACCGTCAACGCGGTGGCTCCCGGACCCATCGAAACCGAGATGTACCGCGAACTCAGCCCGGCCGGATCCGAGCGCGAATCTCGTGTCCTGCAAACCATTCCGATGCGCCGTGTCGGCACACCGCGCGAGATCGCACACGCGATCTGCGCGCTGCTCGACGAGGACGCGGGCTACATCACTGGCCAGATCATTCGGGCGGACGGCGGCGGAAGCATCGCCGCGTGA
- a CDS encoding LysR family transcriptional regulator, translated as MTTLSQLKTFIAVVDQGGFTAAGRRLGLSQPAVSRTVAALEKELGLPLFLRRRDALSLTEAGAVAVTHAREAVRQLTLMRTEVADLAGDITGTLSVASLPSATASLVAPQLRSFAQRHPAATIRLLEGSEGEILDWLDQGAAEAGVVSLPVKGLDVAVLGDQQMVAVVPADSWLAAKDTITYADLAKEPFVRGTGGCAEVFMPIARRAGIEFDLAFEAREIAATLEIVRAGLGVSILPSAGLPEPNGVAVRPLLPETVRRLGLAVSASASAPARAFLDQIAALALN; from the coding sequence ATGACGACGTTGTCGCAGCTCAAGACGTTCATAGCGGTGGTCGATCAGGGCGGGTTCACGGCCGCGGGTCGGCGACTCGGGTTATCCCAACCGGCCGTCAGCCGCACCGTCGCCGCACTGGAAAAAGAGCTGGGTCTGCCGCTGTTCCTCCGTCGCCGAGACGCACTGTCGCTAACCGAGGCGGGTGCCGTCGCGGTGACGCACGCGCGAGAGGCGGTCCGCCAACTGACGCTGATGCGTACCGAGGTCGCGGATCTGGCGGGCGACATCACCGGGACGCTGAGCGTGGCCAGCCTGCCGTCCGCAACCGCCTCGCTCGTCGCTCCGCAGCTACGGTCATTCGCCCAGCGGCACCCGGCCGCCACCATCCGGCTGTTGGAGGGAAGCGAGGGGGAGATCTTGGATTGGCTCGACCAGGGGGCGGCCGAGGCCGGCGTGGTCAGCCTGCCGGTCAAGGGACTCGACGTGGCGGTGCTCGGCGACCAACAAATGGTTGCGGTGGTACCGGCCGACAGCTGGCTGGCAGCCAAGGACACCATCACCTACGCCGACCTGGCCAAGGAACCGTTCGTCCGTGGCACCGGTGGTTGTGCGGAGGTGTTCATGCCGATCGCGCGGCGCGCCGGGATCGAATTCGACCTGGCCTTCGAAGCGCGCGAGATCGCCGCGACGCTCGAGATCGTGCGCGCCGGGCTCGGGGTGAGCATCCTGCCCAGCGCCGGCCTGCCCGAGCCGAACGGTGTCGCGGTGCGGCCGCTGCTGCCCGAGACCGTGCGGCGCCTCGGCCTCGCCGTCTCCGCGAGCGCGTCGGCGCCCGCGCGCGCGTTCCTCGATCAGATAGCCGCGCTCGCTCTGAACTGA
- a CDS encoding 3-deoxy-7-phosphoheptulonate synthase yields the protein MSIINCETATIDTSDHRIVSFRELSAPAAIRTELPLTARRAQAVQRDRDEISAILAGGDDRLLLVVGPCSVHDPVAALDYARRLAPLASEYADRLKIVMRVYFEKPRTTIGWKGLINDPSMDGSFDVERGIRIARGLLLDVIDVGLPVGCEFLEPTSPQYIADAVAWGAIGARTTESQVHRQLASGLSMPVGFKNGTDGNIQVAIDGVKAAAAPHHFFGTDNIGRAAVVQTMGNPDCHVILRGGTAGPNYDSASVTTAIERLSKAGLSGQVMIDCSHANSAKDHVRQAEVTAEVAARIGAGERGIAGLMLESFLVAGAQSLGGELTYGQSVTDQCMDFQTTAGLLADLYAAMG from the coding sequence ATGTCCATCATCAATTGCGAGACGGCGACCATCGATACGTCCGATCATCGGATCGTTTCGTTCCGGGAACTCTCGGCTCCCGCCGCGATCCGCACCGAGCTGCCGTTGACGGCGCGGCGCGCCCAGGCCGTGCAGCGCGATCGCGACGAGATCTCGGCAATCCTGGCCGGTGGTGACGACCGGCTGCTATTGGTGGTCGGCCCCTGCTCGGTGCACGATCCCGTCGCCGCACTCGACTACGCGCGCCGGCTCGCGCCGCTCGCCTCCGAGTACGCGGACCGGCTGAAGATCGTGATGCGGGTCTACTTCGAGAAGCCGCGCACCACCATCGGCTGGAAGGGCCTCATCAACGATCCCAGCATGGACGGCAGCTTCGACGTCGAACGCGGCATCCGCATCGCGCGTGGGTTGCTGCTCGACGTCATCGACGTCGGCCTCCCGGTGGGATGTGAATTCCTTGAGCCCACCAGCCCGCAGTACATCGCCGACGCCGTCGCCTGGGGCGCAATCGGCGCGCGGACCACCGAATCGCAGGTGCACCGCCAGTTGGCGTCCGGGCTTTCTATGCCGGTCGGATTCAAGAACGGCACCGACGGCAACATCCAAGTCGCCATCGACGGCGTCAAAGCCGCTGCGGCACCGCACCATTTCTTCGGCACCGACAACATCGGTCGCGCCGCCGTCGTGCAGACCATGGGCAATCCTGATTGTCACGTGATCCTTCGGGGCGGCACCGCCGGGCCCAATTACGATTCTGCCTCGGTGACCACTGCCATCGAACGGCTGAGCAAGGCGGGGCTATCCGGTCAGGTCATGATCGACTGCTCACACGCCAACTCTGCCAAAGACCATGTGCGGCAGGCCGAAGTGACCGCCGAGGTGGCCGCGCGCATCGGCGCCGGCGAGCGCGGTATCGCCGGCCTGATGTTGGAGAGCTTCCTGGTGGCCGGTGCCCAATCGCTCGGCGGCGAGCTGACCTATGGCCAATCGGTGACCGATCAGTGCATGGACTTCCAGACCACGGCGGGCTTGCTCGCCGACCTCTACGCGGCGATGGGCTGA
- a CDS encoding (2,3-dihydroxybenzoyl)adenylate synthase: MSPNTPPPPAGVLDGFVPFPADRAAAYRAAGYWTGRPLDAILADAARQWPGRTAVLDAMGDTGLSYVDLDDQADRAASGLRGAGVAPGDRVLLQLPNGCQFAVALFGLLRAGAIPVMCLPGHRAAELGHFATVSEATALLIADAAAGFDYRTMAQTLVAQHATLKHVIVDGEPGPFTSWTQLCDRATADTPPSVPDPGSPALLLVSGGTTGTPKLIPRTHDDYVFNARASAELCGLTSDDVYFAVLSAGHNFPLACPGLLGAMTVGATTVFGTDPSPEAAFAAIARHGVTVTALVPALAKLWAQACDWEPVTPKTLRLLQVGGAKLEPEDARLVRGALTPGLQQVFGMAEGLLNYTRPDDPPELTEHTQGRPMSAADELRVVDAAGEPVDPGEEGELLVRGPYTFNGYFRAERDNERSFDPDGFFRSGDVVRLRKDGYLVVTGRVKDVICRGGETISAADLEEPMHSHPAIFSAAAVALPDPYLGEKVCAAVVFNGPELTLAELNGYLDSRGVAAHARPDVLVAMPSLPTTPIGKIDKKAIAGRVSAQQTSARR, encoded by the coding sequence ATGAGCCCGAACACACCGCCGCCGCCGGCCGGAGTCCTCGACGGGTTCGTGCCGTTCCCCGCAGATCGGGCCGCCGCCTACCGGGCGGCCGGCTACTGGACGGGACGGCCCCTGGACGCGATCCTGGCCGACGCTGCCCGGCAATGGCCCGGCCGGACTGCCGTCCTCGACGCCATGGGCGACACCGGCCTCAGTTATGTGGACCTCGACGACCAGGCTGACCGCGCGGCCAGTGGCCTGCGGGGCGCGGGTGTCGCGCCCGGCGACCGGGTGTTGCTGCAGCTGCCGAACGGCTGCCAGTTCGCGGTGGCGCTGTTCGGGCTGCTGCGGGCGGGGGCGATCCCGGTGATGTGCCTGCCCGGCCACCGGGCCGCCGAACTGGGGCATTTCGCCACGGTCAGCGAGGCCACCGCACTGCTGATCGCCGATGCCGCAGCGGGTTTCGACTACCGCACGATGGCGCAAACGCTCGTCGCGCAACACGCCACGCTCAAGCATGTCATCGTCGACGGCGAACCGGGACCGTTCACCTCGTGGACACAGCTGTGCGACCGGGCGACCGCCGACACGCCACCATCGGTGCCTGACCCGGGATCGCCTGCGCTGCTGCTGGTTTCAGGTGGCACCACGGGCACACCCAAGCTCATCCCCCGTACCCACGACGATTACGTCTTCAACGCGAGGGCCAGCGCCGAACTCTGCGGGCTCACCTCCGACGACGTCTACTTCGCCGTGCTGTCGGCCGGCCATAACTTCCCGCTCGCCTGTCCGGGTCTGCTCGGCGCGATGACCGTCGGTGCCACCACCGTTTTCGGCACCGATCCCAGTCCCGAAGCGGCCTTTGCCGCCATCGCACGCCACGGCGTCACGGTGACCGCCCTGGTGCCGGCGTTGGCAAAGTTGTGGGCGCAAGCCTGCGACTGGGAACCCGTGACACCAAAAACATTGCGCCTCTTGCAAGTTGGTGGCGCCAAGCTGGAACCCGAGGATGCCCGCTTGGTGCGCGGCGCCCTGACCCCGGGGTTGCAGCAGGTCTTCGGGATGGCCGAGGGGCTACTGAACTACACCCGGCCCGACGATCCTCCCGAACTCACCGAACACACGCAGGGGCGACCGATGTCGGCCGCCGACGAATTGCGCGTCGTCGACGCGGCGGGCGAACCGGTGGACCCTGGCGAGGAGGGCGAACTACTGGTCCGCGGGCCGTACACCTTCAACGGCTACTTCCGCGCCGAGCGCGACAACGAACGCAGCTTCGACCCCGACGGCTTCTTCCGCAGCGGTGACGTGGTCCGGCTGCGTAAGGACGGCTATCTGGTGGTGACCGGTCGCGTCAAAGACGTGATTTGCCGTGGCGGGGAGACGATTTCCGCGGCCGATCTCGAGGAGCCGATGCACAGCCACCCGGCGATCTTCTCGGCCGCCGCGGTCGCGCTGCCGGACCCCTACCTGGGCGAGAAAGTCTGTGCGGCCGTCGTTTTCAACGGCCCCGAACTGACGCTGGCGGAGTTGAACGGCTATCTGGACTCCCGTGGCGTGGCCGCGCACGCCCGCCCGGACGTCCTGGTTGCGATGCCCTCACTGCCCACCACCCCGATCGGCAAGATCGACAAAAAGGCGATCGCCGGCCGGGTTTCGGCGCAACAGACATCAGCGCGTCGGTAA